AACGAGTTGCTGAACAAGAAGGTGACTGCCAGCCTGCAAACGATCTGGGCGAACCCCGACAAGACCTATGCCAAGTTCGAAGTCGTGGACAAGTACACCGCCAAGTTTACGTACAACAAGCCCAAGCCAATGTTCATCTACAACATGGTTCGTGGCGCTCAGGGAGGCACTTCCTCGGCGGGTCCGGTTACACCCAGCCACTTTATGACAAAATTCCACGAAGATACGACGACCGACAAAGCGGCGCTGGAAGCAGAGTACAAAAAAGCCGGGTTTGCCAGTTGGGAAAAGTTCTACGTGGATCGGGCGCAGTGGTGGTATCTCAATATTGCCAGACCGCACCTCGGAGGATGGGTCGCAAAAGGCGAAATGTCAAAAGAGCTTTTCGTCATGGAGCGCAATCCCTATTTCTTCGGCGTAGACCCGCAGGGCAACCAACTCCCCTACATTGACAAGGTCACGCATCGCCTGTTTGAATCTCCTGAGGTGCTCAATCTGTGGGTGACCAACGGCGAAATTGACATGCAATATCGTCACATGACCATCGCCAACTTGGCGCTTTACAAGAGCGGCGAAGCCAAGGGCGATTACAAAACGGTCATGGGAATTGGCGCCGGTCACGTTGCCATGCAGCTCAACCTGACGACGAAGAACAAGCCACTTGCCGAATTCTTCAATCAACGGAACGCGCGTATCGCCATTTCGCATGCGATCAACCGGGAACAAGTCAACCAGTTGGTCTTTAATGGCATGTACAAGCCGCGCCAGTACAGCCCGATCCCCATGTCGCCGCAGTACTATGAAAAACTGTCCAATGCCTACATCAAGTACGATCCCGACACGGCGAACAAATTGCTGGACGAAGCCGGCTACACCAAGAAAGATGCGAATGGTTTCCGGCTCTACAGGGATGGCAGTGGACCGATCACCTTCACTGTCGAGGGAACTGACCAAGCCGGTACACCAACCGAAGATGCCGCGTTGCTCGTGAGCAAGGACCTCGCCAAGATCGGCATCAAAGCAACCTACAAGTATGCCGAGCGGTCACTCTACACCGCACACTATACTGCCAACGACATCGAGGCGGCGTGGTGGGGCGGCGACCGCACGGTGTTGCCGATCGTGCCAGAAGCTCAGCTCTTCCGCGGTCTTAACGCCGACCGACCATGGGCTGTCGCTTGGGGTCTCTGGTATCTCAACCCACAGGACCCGAACGCGGTCGAGCCGCCGAAAGATCACTGGATTCGCAATATCTGGAAGATCTGGGACGAGGAGGTTATCGTCGAACCGGATCCCGTGAAACAGACGACGGCGTTCAAGAAATTGCTCGACGTCTGGGCGACCGAGTTGCCCTACATCGGCATTCTTGGCGAGCAGCCCACGCCCACCATCGTGAAGAACGGCTTCAAGGGCTATCCGCCCGGTCTACCGAATGACGATCCAACCGGTGATGAGCAATTCGCCAGCAGTGAGACGTACTACTGGGACGACCCCAGCAAGCACATGGCTTAGTTGTTGGAGAAACAGACCCAAGTAGGGGCGGGGTTACCCGCCCCTACGCAACCTTTAGGGTTTTGATGGAGGCAGTATATGGTAGCTTATATAATGCGGCGAATTATGATCATGGTTCCCACTTTGTTCCTGATCTCTATCATCTCTTTTGTTCTGATCCAACTACCGCCGGGCGATTACCTGACCTCGTATGTCGCGCAGTTACGCACCATGGGCGATAACATTCAACAAGAGGCGATTGATGCGATGCGGGATCGCTATGGCTTGGGCGAGCCGATCTATGTGCAGTACTTGAAGTGGGTCGAAGGCATTGTGCTGCGCGGCGACTGGGGACAATCCATGGAATGGCAAAAGCCGGTCGGCGATCTGATCTGGGAGCGGTTGGGTTTGACCGTACTGCTCGCGGTCTTTTCGCTATTGGTCAGTTGGTTGATCGCGATCCCGGTCGGCGTCTATTCTGCCACGCACCAGTATTCAATACCCGATTATGCCATGTCGGTGATCAGTTTTGTCGGTGTAGGCGTGCCCGCTTTTCTCTGGGCACTGATTGTCATGTATTTCGCACAGACTCAACTTGGCTTGAACGTCGGCGGGCTATACTCGCAGCAGTACTTGGAAGCGCCGTGGTCGTGGGATAAAGTTGTGGATTTGCTCAAGCACATCTGGATTCCGGGCTTGATCGTCGCGATTGAAAATACGGCGGGTGAAATCCGAACGACACGCGCTAATCTGCTCGATGAACTGAACAAACCCTACGTGGAATTGGCGCGTGCGAAAGGGTTGACGGAGGGACGCTTGGTCTGGAAATATCCGGTGCGCGTCGCGATGAATCCATTTTTTAGCACGGTCGGTTGGTCGCTGGCGAACCGAATTTCATCCATCACGTTGATGTCGGTGGTGCTCAGTCTGCAAACGACGGGACCGATGCAGTTGCGCGCGTTGCTGTCACAGGATATGTACTTGGCGGGCAGTTTCTTGGTATTGTTGAGCGCATTGACGGTCGTCGGCACGCTCATCTCAGACATCTTGTTGGCGTGGGTGGACCCGCGTATCCGGGTGGAGGGGTAAGCCATGGCTGTTCTAGGAAAAACAGAAAAAGAAATCGAAGATATCGGCTTCGAGGAAGAAGACCTTCAGAAAGCCGCCGAACAGGTTTACGTCGCCCCGCCATGGAAGCTGATGTGGTGGCGCTATCGTAAACACAAAATGGCGCTGATCAGCAGTGTCGTTCTGATTGTATTTTATTTTACTGCCGTCTTTAGCGAGTTCGTCTCACCCTACGACCCGGACGAGGCATTGCTCCGCTTCAAGCAAGTGCCGCCGACGGCGATTCACATCCGCGACGCGGCGGGCGATTTTCATTTGCCCTTTGTCTATCAGCACACGCGCGCGATGGATCCGCAAACGCTCGCGATCACCTACACGGAAGATACCAGTATCCGGTATCCGATCGAATTCTGGGTGCATGGATATCAATACAAGTTGCTCGGACAGTGGCAGACGGACATTCATCTATTTGGGGTTCCTCAGGCAAAAGATCAGCAAGGCGTCTTTTTGTTCGGCACGGACCGCTTGGGCAGAGATATGTTTTCGCGCGTGTCGCACGGCGCGCGCCTTTCGC
The genomic region above belongs to Chloroflexota bacterium and contains:
- a CDS encoding ABC transporter substrate-binding protein, which gives rise to MKREITRREFLRLSGVVAAGAVIASCAAPPTATPVPPTKAPAPTSAPAPTSAPAPTTAPAATVAPPGTVAPTLAPAAQYKEAPMLADLVKAGKLPAIANRLPKKPWVVASYEGTGKHGGTWRRAFNGVSDRWGPTKLVDRGWAWFDKNLNLVPRVLESWEVSKDGTTWTIKLREGLKWSDGVEHTTADYAWWYKNELLNKKVTASLQTIWANPDKTYAKFEVVDKYTAKFTYNKPKPMFIYNMVRGAQGGTSSAGPVTPSHFMTKFHEDTTTDKAALEAEYKKAGFASWEKFYVDRAQWWYLNIARPHLGGWVAKGEMSKELFVMERNPYFFGVDPQGNQLPYIDKVTHRLFESPEVLNLWVTNGEIDMQYRHMTIANLALYKSGEAKGDYKTVMGIGAGHVAMQLNLTTKNKPLAEFFNQRNARIAISHAINREQVNQLVFNGMYKPRQYSPIPMSPQYYEKLSNAYIKYDPDTANKLLDEAGYTKKDANGFRLYRDGSGPITFTVEGTDQAGTPTEDAALLVSKDLAKIGIKATYKYAERSLYTAHYTANDIEAAWWGGDRTVLPIVPEAQLFRGLNADRPWAVAWGLWYLNPQDPNAVEPPKDHWIRNIWKIWDEEVIVEPDPVKQTTAFKKLLDVWATELPYIGILGEQPTPTIVKNGFKGYPPGLPNDDPTGDEQFASSETYYWDDPSKHMA
- a CDS encoding ABC transporter permease, yielding MVAYIMRRIMIMVPTLFLISIISFVLIQLPPGDYLTSYVAQLRTMGDNIQQEAIDAMRDRYGLGEPIYVQYLKWVEGIVLRGDWGQSMEWQKPVGDLIWERLGLTVLLAVFSLLVSWLIAIPVGVYSATHQYSIPDYAMSVISFVGVGVPAFLWALIVMYFAQTQLGLNVGGLYSQQYLEAPWSWDKVVDLLKHIWIPGLIVAIENTAGEIRTTRANLLDELNKPYVELARAKGLTEGRLVWKYPVRVAMNPFFSTVGWSLANRISSITLMSVVLSLQTTGPMQLRALLSQDMYLAGSFLVLLSALTVVGTLISDILLAWVDPRIRVEG